DNA from Megalops cyprinoides isolate fMegCyp1 chromosome 14, fMegCyp1.pri, whole genome shotgun sequence:
GCATTCAATATGTCTTTATCTATGCCTATACTGTCACAGTTCCACTGCTACCAAGGTATCTTTGCTTCTCCAAAGTGTGACAAGTTATATTACCACACCCCTACAGTAAACCATTTAGTGCACAGGGGGCTAAACAGAATTCACGGTATATAGTGGACACCAGGGTAACAGTGTGGTGCAaaagcggtaaggagcagggtttgtaaatGATAGGTTGCTGTTTCAATTCTCCGCTgaggaactgctgctgtaccctttgaTTACACGTATgacccataattgcctcagaagatatccagctgtactaATGGAAAACGTGTAAAACCTATGCAAGTAGCTCTGGATTACAGCATCTAtgaaatgataataacaatgtgATAAAAGAGAACTCACCAGCATTCCGAACAAAAACGCAGAACATAAAATGAAGGAATTTGTCCATTCATTCAAAACCACTAAAAGAACTGACAGAACACAAATGATTAAACAAAGTGCTTGACACTACATTTCTGAGGGTTTCCTTTACCTTAGTTGGCTTTGAAAAATTCACACAGCGCCCCTTTGTGGGGAAAATGAACAATACCATGAGTCCATTACTCTCAACCCTGATACTAAACACATTTCTCATCTATTCATCTATTTTAAAGTATTTCTTGGACTTGCGTCATTGTCTTCAACATAGTGACTAATCAGAGCATTTTTAGAATTCCAAAGGGAAAATTCTGGAAATATCAGGCTCTGGGTAAAAAGGGATGCATAATAATGCCATTTAAATCATGAAACTAGGTGAATGAATAGTGGTTTATTGTGTGCTGTACATGAtcaaaaatgcagagaaactATCACCACCACAGATGTGTCTCACCTTTGTAAGCAATtcagccaaaaatgtttttacatattCAGCATCACATTTTAACTGATGTTTTCAAGGGTATAACAATCcagccaaacattttccctttgtttaatgtatttcagCAAACTGAAGAAACTACAGCAGTGATTCAATTAAACTATTACTTTAAAAGTGCCACAAATCCCATTTTGTGGCATATCAGCAGTAATggccacagacagacatatgcaccactttgtaaagaaaaaaaaaacactttcaattCCATCATATTCTGTACACTTTTACAGAAGGTGCCTGAAACAATTTGGTCAAACAATATATGCTCCATATACTATTCCTAATTACATAAGGGGATTACTCTTTACATCTTTATACTGATCACATCACATTTTACAGTCCAACCTTCAACGTGCTGACAGGTAAACGTCACTTATTATTCATAATCGAAGTAAGAATGGAATGCCATCATCCGACCTGGCAGTTTGGCgaattaatttagttttttattacttgaatattctctgtgtgtgtctcaatTAACAGGTAACCACGTCCTTTAAAAAAGTAACCGTGCTTCGAACTTGTTACTCATTGCCAAACCACAAAGCACCTCACAGGCCTTCCAACAaatttatgaattaaaaaaaaaaaaaaaaaaacacacaacacaaaattcCTTTACAAATCTAACTCTTCAGCTCAGTATTTATATATAGGGATTTAAAttaacatatttgcatattccAGTACAAACATTTACACCATAAATACACTTAAAATTCCACATATGGGTTACAGACATAAggaactacatttcccacagcacactgcagaatATCACCGTTCATCCAATTGGACTGTCTGCGTTATGAAAAGAGCCAGTTATTCAGTTGAGAGGGGATGAAACAGACATTCATGACTTAACTCAAACCATGAATCTGACCCCTTAAGTTGCGTATACGTCACAACAGTGATCACTATTTAAAAACTTAATTTGTCATGTACCAACCAGCTGAGATCAAAGAGAAAGTGAGTGTCCAAAAGCAAGCTTGTGTATGCAGCTGAGATCCTCCCATTTTAAACCCATCCTAAAATGTTTGATGAATGGAATTCCTAATTATCTGAATATTCTGGTGGTATACATGCAATACTTCCATCAACTGGTCCATAAACTGTGCTGTGATGTCTAACATTGTGCAGTTTTCACATGGGAAGTGAAGCTCCTTCCAAGTACCCAGTATATAGTAATCTACTATTCATGTTAAATTAACTGACATCAAGACAAGATTAGGCTTTGATATCTATAGTACACTTGAGAAACTTATTTAAATTTGCCAGTTAAGACTACCCTATAGTTGACATGGACTGGGAAAAGGTCACTCCCTGCACCAATACTGCAAGCACATCATCTCCACACAAACTCCAATGAAAACGTCTCAGAAGGAATGATCCTGgcacaacagcacagccttGTACAAAACTAACCAATCACGCTTTGGTATTTTCACACTCTGCAATTGGTTAGTTGCGTATTCAGTACAACTCCCCCAGAGACCGAACACTTCATTACAGCAGGCAGCTCTGGCTTACCTTTCTCATGTACTGCACGTCCGCAAACAGaaagtaattcaaaacaaactgcCATTTACAAAATCCATTAAAACTAAAATCGTCCCATTCACAGAAGTTACATATTGTAATTCAGTGCACGTTTAAATGGAGGACTAACCACATTAAGATGGTCCCTGGCATGTGTTCCGGTAGGCAGTCAAGACTCAAGTGAAAGCAGCTGTTCAAAGCTATATCTGGAGGGCAGGTACTGATGTAACACTCTATAAAGCATTCCAGGACCAGCATCACTGGTGATCAGACACAAAGCTTTGTCTCAGTTTTTCATGGAGTGAATAGACTTTTTCATacttacatttcattatatacacagaaatgCCAACGGATGCAAAGCAAGAATATACAACgttaagagaaaaataaatgcttctGTAAAATTAACAGTTACATGTAAACTTATATCTGATTGGTTGCTGAATGACAACTGTGAAGACATAAGGCTGCCTCATGCAACCCACGCTGCTGGggaaaatacaacaacaacaacaacaaagaagaGCAACAACAACTCAATGGAAATGTAAAGGGGTCGGCTCTTAGTCCAGGCGGATCTTTTGATTGGTCATCCTGTAGATGATGCTGTCATAGCCCGGGTCCATGTTCCACAGGTTGTAGGCGATGGCGATGACAGCCAGGGCCAAGACAATCATCAGCCACAACACGATGTTGAACACCACAGCATATTCAAAGTTGTACTTGTAGGCCAGGTTGTAAGGGCTCCCGGGGTTGCTCTGTGACAGAGAACCAAGAGAGTTTAAGGTACTTTCTGTCACAGGATGCTGGAACTGTCATCAGGAATAACTGTAGTAACTGCCATCATGCACAGACTCTGGTATTCAGCTACCTCAAATATTTACAGACTGATctttcatgtaaaaattgcacacaaaaaaaacaccccccaAAAATGTTGATGCCAAACCAAATTAGAGTGAGACAATGAGAACCTAGCTAGGAGCACATGGGGTCTGGTTTCACCCGGCTAGTTTAGCACTCACGATCTGCTTCGACTCCAGAATGGAGCGGGACTTCCTGGTGAGGGGTGCCTCAAAGCTCTTCACCGTCACTACCTCCACCACCGCGTTGTTGCTGTAGATGCTGGACATGTCGTCTGCGAACTGCAGGGCACAGGACATATGACTGGTCAAACCTGAGGGATAGCAGTCCTGCACACTACTCTGGCATGTGGGTGTCACGGGGACACCCTGATTCACCCCGCTTCTCCCCCCTCACCTTCTGCAGGACACCGGCCAGGATCTGGGTGGCGTCGCGGAACTGCGGGGAGTCCGTGCCGTAGCGACGGCTGATCTCCTCCAGCCCAGCCAGCTCCAGGGAGAAAAGGTCAGGGGAGTGGTCTCTGGCCAGGTGCTTGTGCCTCAGCAGCTACAACAACAGAAGACAACACCCTCACGTATCCGCCACTGAACCGTCAACACCTTTAGATAACCACCAAAACTGAGATTTACAAAGCAGTACACACAATATAAATGTCACTCAGCCCACAGGTGATCAGTAACTCCAAGCATGTGAAGATGATGTAGCACTTCTAGTAGGAGGTCCCATCTTTCACTTATATTTACCTATTACTTTCTGTCAGAGAACTTATTTGAATCCTTCAACAATTTTGAAAGGTTTTAAATTTGAATCATTGCATCAATGACTACATCTCCTATACTTCAAGTTCACAGAAGTATTCTCACACAGGAATTCTCTAAGGATGCAAGTAACACCAGCTCAGAGACAACAAGTCTGGCGTTCCAGTCAGACTTCAGTATTACTTTGTTTCAAAAGTAGCAAGACAGGTTTTTTAGGGCACAGACATTCAAATGTCACAATGACCAACTCAATAGTATCCTCAGGGATCCTCAGTCTGGACCTTAATCCTTGCAGCAGAAAACAGCTGCTTTTACCTCACCACCAATGGTACATGAATAAACGCAGAGCAAatccagccacacacacaggttatGAGAACATTAACCAAATAGCATGTTTTGACTGAAGCTGAAACATAACCTTGCGTTCTTTGAGAGAAACGAACATGTTGTCACAGaccatgtatgtgtgtatctgaggTGTGCTGGACCATGAGAGAACTTACCAAAGCAGCAATGTCATGCAGCACCTGCAACTCGGACAGGAAGAGCAGGTCAGCCTGCAGAGAGCGGACATGGGATGAACGGTTATTTGGGCCCCAAGTCATGTGTCCATATGCGCCATCATAGTAAAAGCTACCCAGATGGAAGGCAGCTTGAAGCCTGCTCGTGAGACAACTGCTAAGTAATATCAGTCTAATACaagtgggaaaacaaaaacctcaCACGGGCGTTTGGAACTAAACCACGTGATCTATGATCTATGATCACTCTCAAACAGAAACCATCAGGTGTCCCAACAAGCTCAGCTCTTCTAAAATTTCCCTTTTGCCCAAAGTCAAAGAGGGTAGAATGACAAAACATATCACACAGATCCCACATTTAAACTACACACCTTTCtcaatttaaattatgtatcaatttatttttgtataacattttttaacaacagTTACATTCGGACTTAAAAGATACACTTCTGAGGACTTCCCTCTCCGGTGTGCAAGTGTACTTCTCCCAGACAGATGGCAAATACAGGCCTCAATGAGACTGATGTGGTTGCAGAGCACGTCTCTGCTCATCGCAGCTGAATGAAAGCAGCTGCCCAGAGGTCACAACAGTACTGCGCAGTGTCATCATTTCCCAGTGAGTACATGTAGCCAGAATCTGTTGTTACTCCTGGACAAGGCAGACTATGCCATAGTTAGCTTCAAAAACACACTCTGGACTGCAGATGATATAATTTAAATAACCAAGATGTCCCCCTACGGTGTCAAATCGATTTCAAATGGACATCATGTCAAGGGTCACTGACTGCAACTTGACTGAGACCTGTCCCCAAGGACTCAACACAACTGGAGTGACTGAATCTAGCCAAACTGATTATTCAGTCTAACCAGACTGTAATTCTGATTAGGATGAATAATAAGTCCTGTTAGACTGATTATTTGGAACAACCTTCTGAGGAAGAGGGTTACCAAGGACACGTGCCGGATGGGCGGCTGGGTATTTCACCTCACCTCATTGTTCCGCCTGAGGGAGCTGTGGGGCAGGGACTTGAGGATAGAGCCGTCCTGAGTCAGGCGTCCCTGGATCTGCTGCAGGGTGACGGGGAGGTCCTCGAACACCGTGTTGGCCTTCCCCACCATGTACAGCCTCTGCACCAAAGGGGACAGGGTGATGGTGAACAGCACGTTGGCACCATGGTGCAAACTGGGACCTGAGGTGTTTCAGGCACATTTTGGGCATACACCTAGCTATATGGAACTGACATCCTCTACCTCTTAGAGAAGCACCACTAACAAAATCCCAAGCCAAATCTCTGATCAACATggactttttttaaacatcacaGATGAGCGATTAATCTGGCAAATTAATTAGTAAATTCCAGAATTGCCTTGTTGTCGTTTTTGCTGAAGACCACCTAATTTTGCAAGCGTCTTTGAACAGAAACACCAACCGATCATCAAAGCTATGCAATCAAATGCCACGCCCGTCCCATTAGCAACAGACCCACCCCTGGAGCTTCTCAGCCTACCTCTTCGCTGGGTGCCAGCTGCAGGACCACAGGCGTGTCCTCCTGGAAGAGCGTGTGCATGGTGTTGGCCACACTGTCCAGGGTGAACGGCACTGGCTGaaagacagcagcacaggaaacaggaagtgagcctcATCCTTCGCAACAGGCAAATACGGGAAGAACGCCTCAATAGATGAGCGCGAATGGCGTACAGCCATTTTCAAGGTCAAAGTCTTCAGATGTAAAAGTGCTTTGAATACGCTTGTCTCCATTATATCTTTAAgtcataaacacacattacattacattcacttagcagatcgctcttattcagagcgacttctGATACAAGAGAAGTATATCAACATACTTGTATCAAAACTAAATTCCCCTTCTACTAGATAACTGCACTCATTACTTCACTGTCTCAGTTGTTCAGATTACTATTATTTACATTGTACATACAACCAACTGTACATATCTTGtctatacagtacatacaaccCTTGTATATACACTCCCTTTTCCAATTCTGTCCACTTCACTTCTATGtataacatatttaatatattatacatataataatCTGTACATATGTTCCTCTCCACTGTCTAtaacactgtacatactgtaagaCATAGCATCACTTATGCTGTAGTACTTACTTTTACCTACACTTATCTGTAAATAATGctattcttttgcacttctggttagatgctaactgcatttcattggctttgaatctgtactctgcacaatgacaataaagttgaatctgatctaatctaataataatacacatcACAAACATGTGTGTTACATGTGTTGTGGAGTGGGCAAAGGGGAGAGCCAGTGATGGGGCTCCATCCTGGTCAACAGCGGGCAGTGCAAACGGACAGAGTTACTCACATTCTCCAGCGGGTAGGACACTGAGCTCTGGGGCAGATCCAGGCTGTCCACGCCTCTCACCACCACCAGGATGCTGGCCTGAGGTCGCTGGAACAGAGAGCCTGCCTGTAGGCCGGGCCAGCCGAGCTCCTGCAcagcgcacacacgcgcgcacacacacacacacgcacacactgtgtGAGTACATTACAGCAGTCATTCAGCAGTATCTACATACTTCACTCAGAGCTTTCATGCAACTTTGACTGTATTACATTTGGCTGTATAATGTTGCAAGACAAAAGTGATGTGAATCACATACATCCTCCACGGAAAACCCCATGGTCAGGGCCACCAGGTCGGGGACCTTCTCCCCAGAAACAGGCCAGTCTCCCTCTTGAAAGGTCACATACTGGGGTGCCTTCAACACTGTCAGACGGTCCCCAAGAActcctgcaaaaaaacaaaatttggaAATAGAATTTGTTGCAAATTTGTTTAACTCAAACACCAATTCTTTCACTGGTAACACTCccttatttaattgttttacaaTCGCTTGTTTACAATTTTTAACTTACACAACCGGTTGGATTTTTCTCTCACCAACCTTTTCATCGGTTTAACTGCGagcgcaagtgtgtgtgtgtgttaaaagaCACGGGGCTCTCGTTGCTGGCGCTTGAGCATTCCGTATCATGTCGTGTGCCCACGGAGGGCTCGAGAGATGACCAGTGCAACTATCTCACTAAGGTGTTAATTGAAACCAGAAAATGTCAGTTAAGCCCCAAACCTAATCATtgtatgttaaatgttaattgcGTTTACACGTCTGACACTGCTCCTATAATGTGCCAGTTCCTCTGTGTCCAAAAGAAGAGGAATGATTAAACTGCTCTCACAAGACCTGTCACATGACACCGTCTTCACCGGCCTGGAATAGGATAAGGAAGTGCGTTTTGAAGCCGCTATATAAAGACCATATTACGCCAGACAACGTATTTTATACTCTTCACCTTCAAACTGCTAACAGTAGCTTCCTAAATTTTGATACTGTTTAGTTGACGTAGCGAACGTTTGCTAGCTTCTTAGCTATAACCGCAACCACAAGGCAGCTAGATTATCTCTCCACAACGCAAATCTAACCAGTGGTTTACGCTGGAGATTTTAAAGACAGATCTGCCTTACTCTCTAttcaactagctagctagttatgtCTTGCTAATTAGTGAACATATCGCTATCATATTACAGTACAGCTGgtaaactagctagctagttagctcgTCGCCATCACATCAGACTAACTTAACGTTACATCGCACTAGCATTAGCGAGCTTCACACATAATTCAACACTCTGCATCAGACAGCTAGCTGCCCGGTTTACTAATCAAAGTAATGTTAGCATAAACACTGTGATTTTCAATTGTTCCTCACCTGCTGCAAAAGCAGCGCAAACAACGAATAACGCCAATGGACGACACATTCTTCTTTGACTTCCACCGTAGCTCATCTCTCTCCTTCGACCGGATCACCTGACAGTACAGCAACAAGGCATTATGGGTAGGCGCAGACCACAGAGAGCTCTGCTGGATCCGCCCCCAGTCTAGATTGACATCAAATCAGCCAATAATGAATACCCGGTGTGACGCACCTACAGAAATGTTAACCAATAAAAGCATGTAATGATGTTTGGAGGCTGCGCAGACGCCGATGCGACGAGAATCCGACCTAGCCGATAAATGGGTAAATGAGGTGAACTTTTCCCAGCTTCATCCCATTTACCGTATTCACCATTTCAGCCGCTTCACGTACCACCATTTCATACGAACTCACATGAATCCGCGCAGACGTAGCGCAACACCACCACAGCGTTATGTCCTAAATACGCCCAGTATGACTGTggaatcatttgtttttcttcaattATCGCGCAGATGGTGCACAAATCCCCAGATCTTTAAAAGTTGAGATCGTCTAAAATAGCAAAGCCCAATGATCAGGATAGTTATGTAGATGGTATAAAGATTGCTGCAGCAGCGCAGTGTTGCgaacgggggaaaaaaaaaacgcccaaAGTGACACGTGACCAAGCTGGCACACCCGCCGCCCGCGTGCAGCATTTTTTCCAAGCAGTCACAGCCCGATGCAAGGTTGGTTTTCTAGCGCCGCGTTGTGCACCCAGACGTTCAACGAAACAAACTGCTATATAATTCTAGCTTTTTTGTTTAAGTACAGACTTTAGGTAATAGAAAGAGTGTACTTAATATGTGTAAGGCTAGTTGTATTTTTGAATGCAGTTTCCGCAAATTATTCGCACAGATACAACTCGGCAGAGATTGACATTAGCGTTATTGAATCACGCTGAGGTAAGATGTGCTGTACGGTTAcggccacacacacaaccacgtTAACGAACACAGTCGGCCAGCTTAATAACTACAGTCACTGCTAGTTTTGTTATCATGCGCTTGGAAAGTGACTGTCGTGTTAGTGGTACTATGATActatgaaatgtttgaaaaccaTAATCCAGAGATACTGACCTCCTGTCTTGTGTGGAGGTGCGGGGGGTCTTCAAACGTCTGGTTTAcgaaaatatgtaaaaatatgtctCCGAAAAAGGAGATGTGCATCTCTGTTATATCCCCCTGAGCTTGTTGTCACTGATACAACAATACTGTAGGCATGTCtatgtattttgtaaaagtGAGCTATTTTCTCCCTCAATTAGATCTTCATCCATGAGGTCTGCTAAGAATTCTTCCTGAACTGCAAGCTATGAAAAATAAGTGGGTGAGTGTCTGTATCTATGGCCTTATGTTCACTCAAGATTTTAGCATCGATTTGATATAGCAGATTGAGCACTTTTTCTGTAGGAAAATATCTACTGTAACTAAAGATAGAGGAAGCAAATGTATGTTGAGGAAGGACACAGTAATGCAAGCAAGACAAATTTGTCAAGCAAGCAGATGTGTCCAGGGAAAACAGTCAAATcaacctttacatttacatttagtcatttggcagagctgctcatccagagcaacttacaaagcatAAGCAGAGAAGTGCAAATAAGGCTACATGAACAGCGATAcccacagaagaagaaagactTAGTTGAAACATGTACAAATACGTTACATCGCTACAACAACTGGTGCCATACTATATACCAAGTGCGACAATAGTCTAAATTTGAGCAAATAGTTTTAAAGTGCAATAATAACACCACCTTAAAGTACTACACAAAAAAATATAGATATAAGTGCTGTAATGGTAGCCtaggtgcagtctgaagaggtgcgtcttcagtCTGTAGTGGAACGTAGCCAAACACACCAAGGGGATGCTGATAAGGAGCAAAGCAACACCTTCAGTAGAAAGATATGTGAGACCTTGCTACTTCACTTGTTGGCAATAGTGTACCACAGTGGTTTGGCAGTTGGTCAGAGCATTCTAAGTGTTTATTGCTAATGGGACTCTGATGATGTACgcttgattgttttattttcgaTCGTAGTCTACATTCACTACATGTCTAACTTCCACCTTTACAAAAGGGACATATGtaaaacctatgtaagtcttCTGGGATAAGAACATGTAGAACACATCATGTCCtgtaatttgtcatttgaaatgtgacattatactgtatgtcacattACTTCAGAGCCTATTTTGATCTgcagttttggtttttttgtgttcaggACAAGACATACTAGAGCATAATTAAACAGACTAGAGCATAATTAAACAGACTAACAATGAGATATAACAACAACTATCGAGACTTATATAAACCTATGGGGATTATCAGTGGCCTGTAGTCagtttacagtatgtacaacaTTTAATATGACGGCGCTCATCCCATTCATTGAAGTACTGTTGGAGCAGAATAATTACTGGAAGATTTTTGGATGAAAGATCAAAACCAAAACTAAAAGCAATTCTTGTGTCCCAGCTGCTATGAGAATAtgaccatttttatttattaacgtATGTTCcgtttgtgtattgtgtgatgcattttatgttttatgctaCAAAATTCATGTCTGTGAAAGGACAACATAATGTCCATATGGAGTGTAATAAACTAAAAATTGAATTTAACTGAAGTGAATTGTAGCGTGAAttttaaaacagagagaaatgagcaTAACAGCCTGGAAACAAGCAAATCTTGTCATGCCTCAAAGAGATCGATGCCCAAAACAGATTATGGAGGGGCTTAGCTGTAAAACTGTTATTTACTCCAAGCAGAGACTGTGAGGTGAGGGATCAGTGTGACCAGATCCAGTGTGCACCTGCTGCAGATgtgtctgcttttattttaactCACAGAAGACTCCATGCGCCTGACATGCTCATCGCAGAAATTATGTATTCATAAtacaaaatgaattacaatttaaaaaaaaaaaaaaaaaggtgtgaaagCAGCCACCAGATTTACCCAAGCGTGATCTTTTGTCTCTCTTATGTGCAGTTATATATGTGGGAGTGTATTTCAGATTTGTATGTAATGGGGTATGTGGAGGTTTACTTTTATGCATGTAGTATGTGTTAGCATTACATTTGGATTGATATAGGTCTTAAGCTGTGCATACTGCTTAGCACTTACATGTCAGTCTAGGCACATATCTGTGATATCAGCACTATGTTTGCGCTAGctcatgcacatgtgtgtgtggttactgGTGTCCTGGTCGCGcagcttttcatgccacttAATTACATGCACTGTGaaagtcgctctagataagagcgtctgccagatgacaataatgtaatgtaatttagcaAGTCTTAAAAGTTACGCTTTATTGTTTACACAATCTGTCTGACGCATCAAATCCGGCTACCCTTCAACTAGCCATGTTAGAGCCACAATGGAAATAAgtggttattttattttttaatatttagagCATTTGTAGCCTATGATTCTGAAGTACATGATAGTTGTTGTGTTCTGTAATATTGCATATTCAGTTTGATATTGCATACTTTGAAACGTAAGCAGATTTCTGACGTCACACGGTAAGCGCAGAGCGCAACAGTCTTTGACCGTGACTACATGGATTTCTCGCGAATAGTATCTgtaatgttcatattttcttAACATCAGTAAACAGTGTAAACTTTAAGAAGTCTCGCGTCAATTACTTCAGTCTctgaagaagaacaaaaaagcgAAATCGAAGGAACGGCCTCTACAAGCCAGGTGAGGAATTTCAACGACTCCGGATAACTCCGCGTACTTTGTGGTTCGTCAACTGCATTACCGATTATGTCCACTGGATGGGGATATACGATCACGGTGTAAGAGGCGTAGGTCGGCAACTTGGACGCGAGGGTACAGCGAGTTTCGTTTTTCTCTGTTTCGGCTGGACCGTACACGGGGCACGGGATCCTTATAATAACGTTTTCGGAGTTAGGGTCTATCTTTGGTTAAACCAAATCACCCTCTCAGAACGAAGTAGCTGTGTAACTGTGTCTTTAGAAGGTATCATTTTTCAATGGACACCTAACCCCCTATTCGAATTAGCCCCTCCAAGTGATTTTCGTACTCTGCTGAATACACCGTTGCCTACTTTCTTGTCGGGAAAAggctgtattttgtattttgttttagatACCATGTGTAGGCTATACTGACTTCAGTCTGAATAATATACACGTTATGCTAGTTCCTAATTAATTTGGACATGGATATCGAACGCAATATCATATTGGACAGATggcattttatgtttttcaagACTTAGGTTCGGTGAGTGTGTATTCCATAAAAGGTGTGATGCCCTCTTCCTTATCAACCGCATACATGTCAATAAGATGGTAGTACTGACCTGTTTATGGCGCCCACACATAAACGCATCGTTGCGTAATCTGCTCATATAATAGCAATTTACCTATTCTTGATTGCTCTAAATCTAGACACACTCCTGTAATGCTAGggacatttaacatttaatcagTATACTCAGGCTATTAGGAACACTGGCGCAAACGAAGTGACTATTAACATTAGATTCTGATTAGtttactttgtttcattttggtgACCGCGATATTCCCCTTGTTCATTAGTCGTGCAGGAGAGTGAAGCACGGGCTGAAAGCGTCTTCTGCGGCTTGTCTCGATCGGCATGCCGCATCAGAGCGGAGGAATGAGACTCATTTCCTCTCGGGTCGAAGGCGAGCTGTAGACCGAGAGGAATTAACACACCCTCGAAACAAGTGGCCTGTCAGCCTATGGGTTCTCATTTAGCAGTCAGCTAATTGCGGACCGGGTGAGCCCTGTTCTTTGCGTTTGAGACTGTATAGACTACAGTGCACAAACCATAATATCGAGTCGTTTTAAATTTAGCATGTTAAATAACTTGTTCGGTGTTTATTTGTGGATAAAATGGCAGAGAATTTCGCATATCAGCAGTTGCCTAGCTGGAGTCAGATAGATGAATCCATTAACACGATCCATATTTGTCTTTGCATTTGAAAGAGATGGGCCCAGACTCAAACTACACTCAAAAGTGGGGTTTGTCTTTAGTTTCACAGCAGGCCTAACATAATTACGAAAGTGTTGCAACCACATTCCCGCATTTCTTAACGTACGCTGCATGAATACATAATGCAGGTGTCATGATGCAAGAAGGATGTTTAGCAAACTGACGACACAAACCAGCTGGTTAAAATGAACGTGTAGATAGTATATTTCCGAGctgaac
Protein-coding regions in this window:
- the atp6ap2 gene encoding renin receptor, with amino-acid sequence MSYGGSQRRMCRPLALFVVCAAFAAGVLGDRLTVLKAPQYVTFQEGDWPVSGEKVPDLVALTMGFSVEDELGWPGLQAGSLFQRPQASILVVVRGVDSLDLPQSSVSYPLENPVPFTLDSVANTMHTLFQEDTPVVLQLAPSEERLYMVGKANTVFEDLPVTLQQIQGRLTQDGSILKSLPHSSLRRNNEADLLFLSELQVLHDIAALLLRHKHLARDHSPDLFSLELAGLEEISRRYGTDSPQFRDATQILAGVLQKFADDMSSIYSNNAVVEVVTVKSFEAPLTRKSRSILESKQISNPGSPYNLAYKYNFEYAVVFNIVLWLMIVLALAVIAIAYNLWNMDPGYDSIIYRMTNQKIRLD